From one Humulus lupulus chromosome 8, drHumLupu1.1, whole genome shotgun sequence genomic stretch:
- the LOC133794406 gene encoding IAA-amino acid hydrolase ILR1-like 4, whose product MAFPKWVFLIYFLFLMFVSTLVLSLDSNALGSKFLDHAKTAEVFDWMVQIRRKLHEHPELAYEEVETSKLIRKELDNLGIPYTYPIAETGVIGKVGTGGPPFVALRADMDALPIQEEVEWEHKSKIPGKMHACGHDAHVAMLLGAAKMLKTQEKELQGTIVLVFQPAEEGGAGAKKLLDSGVLDNVKAIFGLHVANGVPVSVTGSRAGNFMAGSGTFEAVIKGQGGHGALPHFSKDPVVTAANVIISLQQLISREADPADSQVVTVAKLEGSNAFNVIPESTKLGGTFRGFSTIRHLKERIQEVIVSQAVVSRCTATVDFFEDERPLYPAVINDDALYAHYKGVAAEMLGSERVLESPAVTVSEDFAFYQEKLPGFFFFLGIQNQTAGNVAVHSPNFDIAEDAFPYGAALHATLATTYLNHVLIGSQSQPNSYNRDEL is encoded by the exons ATGGCTTTTCCCAAGTGGGTCTTTTTGATTTACTTTTTATTTCTCATGTTTGTATCAACACTCGTATTGTCGTTAGACTCCAATGCACTCGGCTCAAAGTTCCTCGATCATGCCAAGACCGCAGAGGTGTTTGATTGGATGGTCCAAATCAGGAGGAAACTGCATGAACATCCAGAACTGGCCTATGAGGAAGTGGAGACTAGTAAGCTGATAAGAAAGGAATTGGATAATTTAGGCATTCCATATACATACCCTATCGCAGAAACCGGTGTCATCGGCAAAGTTGGAACTGGTGGACCACCTTTTGTCGCACTTAGAGCTGATATGGACGCTCTACCAATCCAG GAAGAGGTGGAGTGGGAGCATAAGAGCAAAATCCCAGGAAAAATGCATGCTTGCGGACATGATGCCCATGTTGCTATGCTTCTTGGTGCCGCCAAGATGCTCAAAACTCAAGAGAAGGAGTTGCAG GGGACAATTGTTTTGGTATTCCAACCGGCTGAGGAAGGAGGAGCTGGGGCTAAAAAGCTTTTAGACAGTGGAGTTCTAGACAATGTGAAGGCTATATTTGGGCTGCATGTAGCAAATGGCGTACCCGTTAGCGTTACAGGCTCAAGAGCTGGTAATTTTATGGCTGGGAGTGGCACCTTTGAGGCTGTAATAAAGGGACAAGGGGGCCATGGCGCCCTTCCCCATTTCTCCAAAGATCCAGTTGTTACTGCTGCTAATGTCATTATTAGCTTACAACAACTTATCTCTCGCGAAGCTGATCCAGCTGATTCCCAG gTTGTAACGGTTGCAAAACTTGAAGGCAGCAATGCATTCAATGTGATTCCAGAGTCCACTAAACTTGGTGGAACTTTTCGTGGATTTTCGACCATCAGACATCTTAAGGAACGTATACAAGAG GTTATCGTATCGCAGGCTGTCGTGTCGAGGTGCACTGCCACAGTCGATTTCTTTGAAGATGAGAGGCCTTTATACCCTGCCGTCATAAACGACGACGCTTTATATGCTCACTACAAAGGGGTAGCAGCTGAAATGCTTGGCTCCGAAAGAGTTTTAGAGTCCCCAGCAGTAACAGTGTCAGAGGATTTTGCATTCTACCAAGAGAAACTACCAGGATTCTTTTTCTTCCTTGGAATTCAGAATCAGACTGCTGGAAATGTAGCAGTGCACTCGCCCAACTTCGACATCGCCGAAGATGCATTTCCTTATGGTGCAGCCCTTCATGCTACGTTAGCTACTACTTATCTCAATCATGTCCTTATTGGTTCTCAATCTCAACCCAATTCTTACAATCGTGATGAGCTCTGA